The Niastella koreensis GR20-10 genome includes a window with the following:
- the rpe gene encoding ribulose-phosphate 3-epimerase: MAIVAPSFLSANFLNLEADCRMINESEADWFHLDIMDGRFVPNISFGPMIVEFIRKTTTKVCDVHLMILEPEKYVEDFKKAGADMLTVHEECCVHLHRNIQQIKSLGMQCGVALNPHTPVESLKEVLDDLDMVLIMSVNPGFGGQKFIPNTLNKIRTLRRMITERGIATKIEIDGGVTLDNAAAIMKAGADVLVAGNTVFKSRDPKDTIAQLKKITR, from the coding sequence ATGGCAATAGTAGCACCATCATTTTTATCAGCTAACTTCCTGAACCTGGAAGCAGACTGCAGAATGATCAATGAAAGTGAAGCCGACTGGTTTCACCTGGATATAATGGACGGACGTTTTGTGCCCAACATTTCATTCGGTCCAATGATTGTTGAGTTTATCCGCAAAACAACCACCAAGGTTTGTGATGTGCACCTGATGATCCTTGAACCCGAAAAATACGTGGAGGATTTTAAAAAGGCAGGCGCCGATATGCTTACCGTTCACGAAGAATGCTGTGTGCATTTACACCGGAATATACAACAGATAAAATCCCTTGGCATGCAGTGCGGCGTGGCATTGAACCCGCATACGCCCGTGGAGTCGTTGAAAGAAGTGCTGGATGATCTTGATATGGTGTTGATCATGAGCGTGAACCCCGGTTTCGGCGGACAGAAATTCATTCCCAATACACTGAACAAGATCAGGACCCTGCGCCGCATGATCACTGAAAGAGGTATAGCTACCAAAATAGAGATAGATGGCGGGGTTACATTAGATAATGCCGCTGCTATTATGAAAGCCGGCGCCGATGTATTGGTTGCTGGTAACACCGTATTCAAATCAAGAGATCCCAAAGACACCATTGCACAACTGAAAAAGATAACCAGGTAA
- a CDS encoding T9SS type A sorting domain-containing protein, with product MMAVNVISTRPNPFISSLTLEITTTEDRPGVVRMADTTGKIISLFLWKLKKGINISNINNLNKLGNGSYLLDVMDEKGQILCSARVEK from the coding sequence ATGATGGCAGTAAATGTGATATCAACCCGTCCCAACCCATTTATTTCATCACTTACCCTGGAGATAACGACTACGGAAGATCGTCCGGGTGTAGTAAGAATGGCAGATACAACCGGAAAGATCATTAGTCTTTTTTTATGGAAACTGAAGAAAGGAATTAATATCAGCAATATTAATAATTTAAACAAATTAGGCAATGGATCATACCTGCTTGATGTAATGGACGAAAAGGGCCAGATTTTATGCAGTGCAAGAGTAGAAAAGTAA
- a CDS encoding GNAT family N-acetyltransferase, with product MVIQHKQLHGKGMFYVGQDGAILAEMVYTMTTPTKMTIEHTEVDDSLAGKGVGKQLVFTAVEYARTHNIKIVPLCPFAKSVFDKVLEWHDVLA from the coding sequence ATGGTAATACAACACAAACAATTACACGGGAAAGGTATGTTTTATGTGGGCCAGGACGGCGCCATACTGGCCGAAATGGTGTACACAATGACCACTCCTACCAAAATGACCATCGAGCACACCGAAGTAGACGATTCTTTAGCCGGAAAAGGTGTAGGAAAGCAATTGGTGTTCACCGCTGTTGAATATGCCCGTACCCATAACATCAAGATCGTGCCCCTCTGCCCCTTCGCCAAATCGGTGTTTGATAAGGTATTGGAGTGGCATGATGTACTGGCCTAA
- a CDS encoding bestrophin family protein yields the protein MITYNPKDWFTFIFRFHKADTLRKLAPLIAGICFYCWVILLLELHIFKLGESSHVKQITSMHTLLSFVISMLLVFRTNTAYDRWWEGRKMWGSLVNNSRNLAIKINSMLKGEEMAHRSFFRKAIPLYASVLAHHLHAESTRLALDETEHPELKTIDTSRHIPNQVASLIFQRVNLLYEEGKIKGDQLIVLNNELQSFTDICGACERIKNTPIPFSYSVFIKKFIFFYVMTLPFSFAISLGYLAIPVVGFIFYVLASLELIAEEIEDPFGGDENDLPMNKMASNIKKHVAEIIG from the coding sequence ATGATCACATACAATCCTAAAGACTGGTTTACGTTTATTTTCCGCTTTCATAAGGCCGACACCTTACGCAAATTGGCGCCGCTTATTGCCGGCATTTGTTTTTACTGCTGGGTTATTCTTTTACTGGAACTGCATATTTTCAAACTGGGCGAAAGCAGTCATGTAAAGCAGATTACCTCTATGCACACGCTGCTTAGCTTTGTAATTTCAATGCTGCTGGTATTCAGAACCAATACTGCGTATGACCGCTGGTGGGAAGGAAGGAAAATGTGGGGCTCGCTGGTTAACAACAGCCGTAACCTGGCCATTAAAATAAACAGTATGCTGAAGGGTGAAGAGATGGCTCATCGCTCGTTCTTCAGAAAGGCCATTCCGTTGTACGCTTCGGTACTGGCGCACCATCTGCATGCAGAATCTACCCGGCTGGCGCTGGATGAAACGGAGCATCCCGAATTGAAAACCATCGATACCAGCCGGCACATCCCTAACCAGGTAGCTTCGCTGATCTTTCAACGGGTGAACCTGTTGTATGAAGAAGGAAAAATAAAAGGCGATCAACTGATCGTACTCAATAACGAACTGCAATCATTTACCGATATCTGCGGCGCCTGTGAACGCATCAAAAACACGCCCATCCCCTTTTCGTACAGTGTATTCATAAAAAAGTTCATCTTCTTTTATGTAATGACGCTGCCCTTCAGCTTCGCCATCAGCCTGGGTTACCTGGCCATACCGGTAGTGGGTTTTATCTTTTACGTACTGGCCAGTCTTGAGCTGATCGCTGAAGAAATTGAAGACCCGTTTGGCGGCGATGAAAACGACCTTCCCATGAACAAGATGGCTTCCAACATCAAAAAACACGTAGCTGAAATTATAGGGTAA
- a CDS encoding TonB-dependent receptor translates to MTSISTNFDRNKNFTRVKFVPYLLVFIAVCISGNVVAQKKAAWVSGRVVGDNEQPLDNVSVVILGRLKGVVTSDSGTFKLKVPADKAFALVFSYTGYKTEQRNFLLNENEEERVVVRLERGARELEPVVITNERQRREAGLVIINPKNAINIPAPVGGIESLIKVFVGSNNELTSQYNVRGGSYDENLIYVNDFEVFRPYLVRSGQQEGLSFINPEMTRNVSFYNGGFQAKYGDKMSSVLDIQYKKPRQFGGSAYAGLLEQGLHLEGITKDNKFTYLIGVRNRSMRNLFKSQETQGNYVPSSNDLQALLTYQINAKNSIELLGNISQTKFTLIPQFSQLTSSVFSPYFSANLGMDIYFSGREEDRYRTNMVGLSFIQQPKKSLRLKWMLSRFENDEREGIDITGAYIFGEREFDKSKSDFGLINNPLGAGLYQNYARNKLNIQVWNASHKGYLDLGHHYLQWGQSAERQTVNDKLHEWEYQDSAGYSLPYDPNNLALSSLLNSKANLTINRLSGFIQDNIILHDSMGVILQAGVRYNYNDLNNEFLVSPRLGASWKPAHWRRDIIFRGSLGIYNQPPFYRELRRYDGTVNTNLKAQKSWQTSAGFDYNFRSGNRPFRWTVEAYYKNMWDVVPYDIDNVRIRYFGENMAKAYAAGLETRIFGELVKDAESWISLGFMRTRENLKGDKYYDYTLDSLGGIKDSTQKEAGWLRRPTDRFLTFGMFLQDYLSTNKNFKVYLNFLYGSNLPYNIPGSVKYRNALIIDPYIRIDVGFSALLLDSEKSNRRSHSPFRNFENIWATLEVFNLIDRDNTISYMLIKDFSNTVFAMPNRLTPRLLNLKLVARF, encoded by the coding sequence ATGACGTCAATTTCAACTAATTTCGACCGCAACAAAAACTTTACCCGGGTGAAATTCGTTCCTTATTTACTGGTCTTTATTGCAGTTTGTATATCCGGTAATGTGGTAGCACAGAAAAAGGCGGCCTGGGTATCAGGCCGGGTGGTAGGAGATAATGAGCAACCCCTGGATAATGTATCTGTAGTGATCCTGGGACGGCTGAAAGGCGTCGTCACTTCCGATTCCGGTACCTTCAAACTGAAAGTACCTGCCGATAAAGCATTTGCCCTCGTATTCAGTTATACCGGCTATAAAACCGAGCAACGCAATTTCCTGCTGAACGAAAATGAAGAAGAAAGGGTGGTGGTGAGGCTCGAACGAGGCGCCCGCGAACTGGAACCTGTAGTTATCACCAACGAGCGGCAACGGCGCGAGGCCGGACTGGTGATCATCAATCCCAAAAATGCCATCAACATTCCTGCCCCGGTGGGGGGAATAGAAAGCCTGATAAAAGTCTTCGTCGGTTCTAACAATGAGCTCACCTCTCAATACAATGTACGCGGCGGCAGTTATGATGAGAACCTGATTTACGTAAACGATTTTGAAGTATTCCGGCCGTACCTGGTACGCAGTGGTCAGCAGGAAGGATTAAGTTTCATCAATCCCGAAATGACGCGCAATGTAAGCTTTTACAATGGCGGGTTTCAGGCCAAGTATGGCGATAAAATGTCGTCGGTGCTGGATATTCAATATAAAAAGCCGCGGCAGTTTGGCGGATCTGCCTATGCAGGTTTGCTGGAACAGGGCCTGCACCTGGAAGGCATTACAAAAGATAACAAGTTTACTTACCTCATAGGCGTGCGTAACCGCAGTATGCGCAACCTGTTTAAAAGCCAGGAAACACAGGGCAATTACGTGCCCTCCTCCAACGACCTGCAAGCTTTATTAACCTACCAGATCAATGCAAAGAACAGCATAGAATTATTGGGAAATATCTCGCAAACCAAATTTACCCTGATCCCGCAGTTCAGTCAGCTTACCTCTTCTGTTTTCTCGCCTTACTTCAGCGCCAACCTGGGTATGGATATCTATTTCTCGGGCCGGGAAGAAGACCGCTACCGCACCAACATGGTGGGGTTGTCGTTTATACAACAACCCAAAAAGAGCCTGCGGTTGAAATGGATGCTGAGCCGGTTTGAGAATGATGAACGCGAAGGCATAGACATTACCGGCGCTTATATTTTTGGTGAACGCGAGTTTGATAAAAGTAAATCCGATTTCGGGTTAATTAATAATCCGCTGGGAGCGGGCCTGTATCAAAACTATGCCCGTAATAAACTCAACATCCAGGTTTGGAATGCTTCCCACAAAGGCTACCTCGACCTGGGCCATCATTACCTGCAATGGGGACAAAGCGCAGAGCGCCAAACCGTGAACGATAAACTCCATGAATGGGAATACCAGGATTCGGCTGGTTACAGCCTGCCTTATGACCCCAATAACCTGGCGTTGAGCAGTCTGTTGAACTCAAAAGCCAACCTCACCATTAACCGGTTGAGCGGTTTTATCCAGGATAATATCATTTTACACGATTCCATGGGCGTGATTTTGCAGGCTGGCGTGCGTTATAATTACAACGACCTGAATAATGAATTCCTGGTATCGCCGCGTTTGGGCGCCTCCTGGAAGCCAGCCCATTGGCGGCGGGATATTATTTTCCGCGGCTCGTTGGGTATTTATAACCAGCCACCGTTTTACCGCGAATTACGCCGGTATGATGGAACGGTGAATACCAACCTGAAAGCCCAGAAAAGCTGGCAAACATCGGCTGGGTTCGATTATAATTTCCGCTCGGGCAACCGCCCCTTCCGCTGGACGGTGGAAGCCTATTATAAGAATATGTGGGACGTAGTGCCTTACGATATCGACAATGTGCGCATCCGTTATTTTGGCGAGAACATGGCGAAGGCCTACGCCGCCGGTTTGGAAACCCGCATCTTTGGCGAGTTGGTAAAAGACGCCGAAAGCTGGATCAGTCTGGGTTTTATGCGCACCCGCGAAAACCTGAAAGGCGATAAATATTACGATTATACGCTCGATTCCCTGGGCGGCATAAAAGACAGTACCCAGAAAGAAGCAGGCTGGTTACGCCGCCCCACCGATCGGTTTCTCACTTTTGGAATGTTTCTGCAGGATTACCTCAGCACCAATAAGAATTTCAAAGTATACCTGAACTTCCTGTATGGCAGCAACCTGCCTTATAACATTCCGGGTAGTGTAAAATACCGCAATGCGCTCATCATCGACCCTTACATCCGCATTGATGTAGGTTTTAGCGCCCTGCTGCTGGATAGCGAAAAAAGCAACCGCCGCAGCCATAGTCCCTTCCGCAATTTTGAGAACATCTGGGCTACACTGGAAGTGTTCAACCTGATTGACCGGGACAATACCATCTCCTACATGCTGATTAAAGATTTCTCCAACACCGTTTTTGCCATGCCTAACCGGCTTACGCCCCGGTTGCTGAATTTGAAGCTGGTAGCGAGATTTTAA
- a CDS encoding class I SAM-dependent methyltransferase, with product MAKDLFSNQASLYAQYRPSYPGELYEFILQQVRHPQQAWDCATGNGQAAVELARYFEKVMATDISEKQLQQAIPNEKITYSISTAEQTPFPDNSFDCITVAQAYHWFQFDAFEKEVRRVAKPGAVVAIWGYSLVVCENEALNTIIQSFYRDTVGAYWDKERRFIDDHYTTVPFPYEALPSKEFQITVQWNRQQLTGYFNTWSSVQHFIKANDYNPVDELATVIEKVWPGENVKGFYFPLFLKLGRVNKLIS from the coding sequence ATGGCAAAAGACCTTTTCAGTAATCAGGCTTCGCTGTATGCGCAATACCGCCCCAGCTACCCGGGCGAATTATATGAATTCATTTTGCAGCAGGTTCGCCATCCCCAGCAGGCCTGGGATTGCGCCACCGGTAATGGACAGGCAGCCGTTGAACTGGCCCGTTATTTTGAAAAGGTAATGGCTACAGATATCAGTGAAAAGCAGTTACAGCAGGCCATCCCAAACGAAAAGATCACCTACAGCATTTCTACTGCCGAACAAACCCCTTTCCCCGATAACAGTTTTGATTGCATCACCGTAGCACAGGCTTATCACTGGTTTCAGTTCGATGCCTTTGAAAAGGAAGTAAGGCGCGTTGCGAAACCAGGGGCCGTAGTGGCCATTTGGGGCTATAGCCTGGTAGTGTGTGAAAACGAAGCGCTGAACACCATCATCCAATCATTTTACCGCGATACCGTAGGCGCTTACTGGGATAAGGAAAGAAGGTTTATCGATGATCACTACACTACTGTTCCTTTCCCATACGAAGCATTGCCATCAAAGGAATTTCAAATAACCGTACAATGGAACCGTCAGCAACTGACCGGTTATTTCAATACCTGGTCGAGCGTACAACATTTTATAAAAGCGAACGACTATAACCCGGTTGATGAACTGGCAACGGTTATTGAAAAGGTGTGGCCGGGGGAGAACGTTAAGGGTTTTTATTTTCCATTGTTTCTTAAGTTGGGTAGGGTTAACAAGTTGATAAGTTAA
- a CDS encoding tetratricopeptide repeat protein: protein MKRWFSLQSFLLIGLVSWLCSCNSAREKESPEKILSAPPYAGLTDSIKRFPQNQALYLERAVLLSQNDRHELASGDYKKAWELKPEEHIALQYVSNLMLVNRPQDAVNLLKECIATWPANPDLHRRLSEIYTQMGETKKAIDQYDEWAQQDSTNFEVWYEKGVLLTQLKDTPAAIIALEHSYRLAPINYNGLALASLYGATLNPKVITLCDDLLRKDTSNITNDVLYLKGSYYSDTKQYDKAIREFNECITRDWKFTDAYIEKGIVLHDLKKYDSALKVFTTAATVTNTSADAWYWMARCYEQLGKKDLALINYERALALDKDFEEAREGIRRMKK from the coding sequence ATGAAAAGATGGTTCTCTTTACAGAGTTTTTTGTTGATTGGTTTAGTAAGTTGGTTATGCAGTTGCAATTCCGCAAGGGAAAAGGAATCGCCGGAGAAAATATTAAGCGCACCGCCCTATGCCGGGTTGACGGATAGTATTAAAAGGTTCCCGCAAAACCAGGCGTTGTACCTGGAAAGAGCGGTACTGCTTTCGCAAAATGACCGCCATGAACTGGCGAGTGGTGATTACAAAAAAGCCTGGGAATTAAAACCCGAAGAACATATCGCTTTACAATATGTCTCCAACCTGATGCTGGTAAACCGGCCCCAGGATGCGGTGAACCTGTTGAAAGAATGTATTGCCACCTGGCCCGCCAATCCCGATCTGCATCGCCGCTTAAGCGAGATCTATACCCAAATGGGCGAAACCAAAAAAGCCATTGATCAATACGATGAATGGGCGCAGCAGGACTCAACCAATTTTGAAGTGTGGTACGAAAAAGGCGTATTGCTCACCCAGTTAAAAGATACCCCGGCCGCCATCATAGCGTTGGAACATTCATACCGCCTGGCGCCCATCAATTATAACGGACTGGCCCTGGCAAGTTTGTACGGCGCTACGCTCAATCCCAAAGTAATTACACTCTGCGACGATCTGTTGCGTAAAGATACTTCCAACATCACCAACGATGTGCTGTACCTGAAAGGCAGTTATTATTCCGATACCAAACAATACGACAAGGCCATCCGTGAATTCAATGAATGCATTACCCGCGATTGGAAATTCACCGATGCCTATATTGAAAAGGGCATTGTTTTGCATGATCTGAAAAAGTACGACAGCGCGCTGAAAGTATTCACCACGGCTGCCACGGTTACCAATACCAGCGCCGATGCCTGGTACTGGATGGCGCGTTGTTATGAACAACTGGGCAAAAAAGACCTGGCTCTGATAAATTATGAACGCGCCCTGGCCCTCGATAAAGATTTTGAAGAAGCACGTGAAGGCATCAGAAGAATGAAGAAATAA
- a CDS encoding pyridoxine 5'-phosphate synthase, with amino-acid sequence MTKLSVNINKFATLRNSRGGNNPDVVKAAIDAERFGADGVTVHPRPDERHIRYSDVRAIRKIITTEFNIEGNCREQKFIDLVLETQPHQVTLVPDAEGQLTSDHGWDTIQHRDYLREMIQTFKGAGIRVSIFVDPVIDMVNGAAETGTDRIELYTEAYAREYTNNKEQAIASYVTAAKRANELGLGINAGHDLDLTNLAYFSQNIPGLLEVSIGHALISDALYLGYENTVQLYKRQLKY; translated from the coding sequence ATGACAAAGCTGAGTGTAAACATCAACAAATTTGCCACGTTGCGCAATAGCCGCGGCGGTAATAATCCCGATGTAGTAAAAGCGGCCATCGATGCAGAGCGTTTTGGTGCAGATGGCGTAACGGTTCATCCCAGGCCCGATGAAAGGCATATCCGCTACAGCGATGTGCGGGCCATTAGAAAGATCATCACCACCGAATTTAATATTGAAGGCAACTGCCGCGAACAAAAGTTTATCGACCTGGTACTGGAAACCCAGCCTCACCAGGTAACACTGGTGCCTGATGCCGAAGGACAATTGACCAGTGACCACGGGTGGGATACCATTCAACACCGCGATTACCTGCGGGAGATGATCCAGACCTTTAAAGGGGCTGGTATCCGGGTATCGATCTTTGTAGATCCCGTTATCGACATGGTGAATGGCGCGGCCGAAACCGGCACCGATCGGATTGAACTGTATACCGAAGCCTACGCCCGGGAGTATACGAATAACAAAGAGCAGGCCATTGCCAGTTATGTAACCGCCGCTAAACGGGCCAATGAACTGGGGTTGGGCATTAATGCCGGTCACGACCTTGACCTTACCAACCTGGCGTATTTTTCGCAAAACATCCCTGGCTTGCTGGAAGTATCCATAGGGCATGCCCTGATAAGTGATGCCTTATATCTGGGATATGAGAATACTGTTCAGTTATATAAAAGGCAGTTGAAATATTGA
- a CDS encoding anthranilate synthase component II, whose protein sequence is MKILVFDNYDSFTYNLVHLVEKILHQKVDVYRNDQIPLEDVKAYDKIILSPGPGIPEEAGLLLPLIKEYAASKSILGVCLGHQAIGQAFGGKLTNLSTVYHGVATPVQIVNRQSAIGNREKANPDQSGQAVKRETGKSKKQAETSTEVTHSPLPTHHSLFDGLPDEFEVGRYHSWVVSEDGFPKDLEITARDANNFIMALQHKTYDVQGVQFHPESVLTPRGEEILRNWLKS, encoded by the coding sequence ATGAAAATCCTTGTTTTCGATAATTACGACTCTTTTACCTATAACCTGGTTCACCTGGTTGAAAAGATCCTGCATCAGAAAGTAGATGTATACCGCAACGACCAGATCCCTTTGGAAGATGTAAAAGCGTATGATAAGATCATTTTATCGCCCGGTCCCGGTATACCCGAAGAGGCTGGCTTGTTACTGCCCCTGATAAAGGAATATGCTGCCAGCAAATCGATCCTGGGTGTGTGTTTGGGCCACCAGGCCATTGGCCAGGCATTTGGCGGCAAGCTGACTAACCTGAGCACGGTGTATCATGGCGTAGCAACGCCCGTGCAGATCGTGAATCGGCAATCGGCAATCGGTAATCGTGAAAAGGCAAATCCCGACCAGTCGGGACAGGCTGTGAAACGTGAAACCGGAAAGAGTAAAAAACAAGCGGAGACTTCGACTGAGGTAACCCACTCACCACTCCCTACTCACCACTCACTCTTCGATGGCTTGCCCGATGAATTTGAAGTAGGCCGTTATCACAGCTGGGTAGTGAGTGAAGATGGTTTTCCCAAAGACTTAGAGATCACCGCCCGCGATGCCAACAACTTCATCATGGCCCTGCAGCATAAAACATATGATGTGCAGGGGGTGCAGTTTCATCCGGAGAGTGTACTGACTCCAAGGGGTGAAGAAATATTACGTAACTGGTTGAAATCATAG
- a CDS encoding Gfo/Idh/MocA family protein: MQKLRSAIIGCGKMAQVHAQALKNIAETELVAVQSRSAEKAAATAARFGVRAYADIAEMIRKEQVQVAVICTPHPVHREGAIVAMQNGAHVLTEKPLAVSLADCDAMMEAAAKYNKQVGMVSQRRFYPACYRIKQAIDAGKLGTPMLGSVVIYGWRDEKYYGSDPWRGSWDKEGGGVLVNQAPHQLDLLQWYMGSEMEEVYGVWQNINHPYIEVDDTASAVIRFKNGAVANIIVSNAQKPGLYGKVHIHGSNGASAGVQTDGGAMFLPGQKAVLDPPLNDIWTVPGEEQQLESFHKADREEFNATADPVEYYVRQQNRDYILAIGENREPLVTAKEGRKTVELFTAIYRSTKERKPIRWPL; encoded by the coding sequence ATGCAAAAACTAAGATCCGCTATAATAGGTTGCGGCAAAATGGCCCAGGTACATGCCCAGGCGTTAAAGAACATTGCCGAAACAGAACTGGTAGCGGTGCAAAGCCGCAGTGCAGAAAAGGCGGCGGCCACAGCGGCCCGTTTTGGAGTAAGGGCCTATGCTGATATTGCAGAGATGATCCGGAAGGAGCAGGTACAGGTAGCGGTTATTTGCACGCCGCATCCTGTGCATCGTGAGGGCGCTATTGTTGCCATGCAGAACGGCGCCCATGTACTCACCGAAAAACCATTAGCGGTTTCCCTGGCCGATTGTGACGCCATGATGGAAGCGGCAGCTAAATACAATAAACAGGTCGGTATGGTAAGCCAGCGCCGGTTCTACCCCGCGTGTTACCGCATAAAACAAGCCATCGATGCCGGAAAACTGGGTACGCCTATGCTGGGTTCTGTAGTGATATATGGCTGGCGCGATGAAAAATATTATGGCAGCGATCCCTGGCGGGGCAGTTGGGATAAGGAAGGCGGCGGGGTGCTGGTAAATCAGGCGCCGCATCAGCTGGATCTGTTGCAATGGTATATGGGCAGCGAAATGGAAGAAGTGTATGGCGTATGGCAGAACATCAATCACCCGTATATAGAAGTAGATGATACCGCCTCGGCCGTTATAAGATTTAAAAATGGCGCGGTGGCCAATATCATTGTAAGCAATGCACAAAAACCAGGGCTGTATGGTAAAGTGCATATCCATGGTTCTAATGGCGCCTCTGCAGGAGTTCAAACCGATGGCGGCGCTATGTTCCTGCCGGGGCAAAAAGCAGTGTTGGACCCTCCTTTAAACGACATCTGGACCGTGCCTGGTGAAGAGCAACAACTGGAATCTTTTCATAAAGCAGACAGGGAGGAGTTCAATGCCACTGCCGATCCCGTTGAATATTATGTTCGTCAACAGAACCGCGACTATATTTTGGCAATAGGGGAGAACCGGGAACCATTGGTCACCGCCAAAGAAGGAAGAAAAACCGTGGAGCTGTTCACGGCCATCTATCGGTCTACAAAAGAACGGAAACCCATCCGCTGGCCACTGTAA
- a CDS encoding anthranilate synthase component I family protein — protein sequence MKKINITTNCKKLLADVFTPVGIYLRVRDRFRDTVLLESTDHHAADNSYSFICINAIAGIEITSSKSIEFKLPGLPPEKAAITNSAEVPEKLWEFMQRFEVTPGAGRETKFAQGLYGYTTYDAVQFFDTIHLGIERKSPNGLPVVPLMRYRLYQYVIAINHHKDELYICENTMPGVESEVQMVESLIRSKDVPVYPFKTKGPEASNMTDNDYMDMVKKGIQSCLRGDVFQIVLSRCFEQGFTGDEFAVYRALRSINPSPYLFFFDYGDYKLMGSSPEAQLIMQNGKAVVHPIAGTFKRTGDDETDQREAERLLLDAKENAEHVMLVDLARNDLSRLCDEVKVDHYREVQYYSHVIHLVSEVSGKVRAGSNPFSLLAKTFPAGTLSGAPKFKAMELIDAFEPTSRSYYGGAIGFMGFDGQCNHAIMIRTFMSRQNKLIYQAGAGVVAASKPESELQEVNNKLGALKKAIVFAQEII from the coding sequence ATGAAAAAGATAAATATTACTACCAATTGTAAAAAGTTGCTGGCCGATGTGTTCACGCCGGTAGGCATTTACCTCCGGGTGCGCGATCGCTTTCGCGATACAGTACTGCTGGAAAGTACCGACCACCATGCAGCAGACAACAGTTACTCTTTCATTTGTATCAATGCCATAGCGGGCATTGAGATCACTTCTTCCAAAAGCATTGAATTTAAATTGCCTGGCCTGCCCCCTGAAAAAGCAGCCATTACCAACAGCGCCGAAGTACCTGAGAAACTGTGGGAATTTATGCAGCGCTTTGAGGTAACACCCGGCGCCGGCCGCGAAACAAAATTCGCCCAGGGCTTATACGGCTATACCACTTACGACGCCGTTCAGTTTTTTGATACCATTCACCTCGGCATCGAGCGCAAATCTCCCAACGGGCTGCCTGTTGTTCCTCTTATGCGGTATCGCCTGTATCAATACGTAATTGCTATCAATCATCATAAAGACGAACTGTACATCTGCGAAAACACCATGCCCGGTGTGGAAAGTGAAGTGCAGATGGTGGAGTCGTTGATCCGCAGTAAAGATGTACCGGTTTATCCTTTTAAAACAAAAGGTCCCGAAGCATCCAACATGACCGATAACGACTATATGGATATGGTGAAGAAGGGTATTCAAAGTTGTTTACGGGGCGATGTGTTTCAGATAGTGCTGAGCCGTTGTTTTGAACAGGGTTTTACCGGCGATGAGTTTGCCGTGTACCGCGCCCTGCGCAGCATCAACCCTTCGCCTTATTTGTTTTTCTTCGATTATGGTGATTACAAACTGATGGGTTCTTCACCCGAAGCGCAGCTGATTATGCAAAATGGCAAAGCAGTAGTGCACCCCATAGCAGGTACCTTTAAACGAACCGGTGATGATGAAACCGATCAGCGCGAAGCGGAACGCCTGTTACTGGATGCCAAGGAAAATGCAGAGCATGTAATGCTGGTTGATCTGGCGCGTAACGACCTCAGCCGCCTGTGCGATGAAGTAAAAGTGGACCACTATCGTGAAGTACAATATTATTCGCACGTAATACACCTGGTAAGTGAAGTGAGCGGTAAAGTGCGTGCCGGCAGCAATCCTTTCTCACTACTGGCCAAAACCTTTCCGGCTGGTACATTGAGCGGTGCGCCTAAGTTCAAGGCCATGGAGCTGATCGATGCTTTTGAACCCACCTCTCGCAGTTATTATGGGGGCGCCATCGGGTTCATGGGTTTTGATGGACAATGCAATCACGCCATTATGATCCGCACCTTTATGAGCCGCCAGAACAAACTGATTTACCAGGCCGGCGCCGGTGTAGTAGCCGCCAGCAAACCAGAAAGTGAATTACAGGAAGTAAATAACAAACTGGGTGCGCTGAAAAAAGCCATCGTATTTGCTCAGGAAATAATTTAA